The Paraburkholderia sp. SOS3 genome includes a region encoding these proteins:
- the gcvT gene encoding glycine cleavage system aminomethyltransferase GcvT, which yields MTELKRTPLNATHRALNARMVDFGGWDMPVNYGSQIEEHKAVRTDAGMFDVSHMCAVDLSGPRTREFLAYALANNVGKLQTAGRALYSCLLNPEGGVIDDLIVYFFDETNFRIVVNAATADKDIAWFNQLNADRGFGVTIAPRRDLAIVAVQGPQAREKVWQTVPAARTATEALKPFNAARVNATPFGDLTVARTGYTGEDGFEIIAPAVHVEALWKALQAQGVRPAGLGARDTLRLEAGMNLYGQDMDDGVSPLDAGLAWTVDLSAPRDFVGRAALEAKGSQQAFVGLILQKENGKAAGVLRAHQKVDTPHGAGEITSGTFSPTMQESIAFARVPKGVQPGDVVHVHIRDRAFPASVVKLPFVRNGKVLVS from the coding sequence ATGACCGAACTCAAACGCACCCCGCTCAACGCCACGCATCGTGCGCTCAATGCACGCATGGTCGATTTCGGCGGCTGGGACATGCCCGTCAACTACGGCTCGCAGATCGAAGAGCACAAAGCCGTGCGCACCGACGCCGGCATGTTCGACGTGTCGCATATGTGCGCCGTCGATCTGAGCGGCCCGCGCACGCGTGAGTTCCTCGCTTACGCACTTGCCAACAACGTCGGCAAGCTGCAAACGGCAGGCCGCGCGCTGTACTCGTGCCTGCTCAATCCCGAAGGCGGCGTGATCGACGATCTGATCGTCTATTTCTTCGACGAAACGAACTTTCGCATTGTCGTCAACGCGGCGACCGCCGACAAAGATATCGCGTGGTTCAACCAGCTCAACGCGGACCGCGGCTTCGGCGTGACGATCGCGCCGCGCCGCGATCTCGCGATCGTCGCGGTGCAAGGTCCGCAGGCGCGTGAAAAAGTCTGGCAAACGGTGCCGGCCGCGCGCACCGCGACCGAAGCGTTGAAGCCGTTCAACGCGGCGCGGGTGAACGCCACGCCGTTCGGCGACCTGACCGTCGCGCGCACCGGTTACACGGGCGAAGACGGCTTCGAGATCATTGCGCCGGCCGTGCACGTCGAAGCGTTGTGGAAAGCGCTGCAGGCGCAGGGCGTGCGCCCGGCCGGCCTCGGCGCGCGCGACACGCTGCGCCTCGAAGCCGGCATGAACCTGTACGGCCAGGATATGGACGACGGCGTCTCGCCGCTCGATGCCGGCCTTGCCTGGACCGTCGACCTGAGCGCGCCGCGCGACTTCGTCGGCCGTGCCGCGCTCGAGGCGAAAGGCTCGCAGCAGGCATTCGTCGGCCTGATCCTGCAGAAGGAAAACGGCAAGGCCGCGGGCGTGCTGCGCGCGCATCAGAAAGTCGATACGCCGCATGGCGCAGGCGAGATCACGAGCGGCACGTTCTCGCCCACGATGCAGGAATCGATCGCCTTCGCGCGCGTGCCCAAAGGCGTGCAGCCCGGCGATGTCGTGCATGTGCACATCCGCGACAGAGCGTTTCCCGCAAGCGTGGTAAAACTGCCGTTCGTGCGCAACGGCAAGGTGCTCGTCAGTTGA
- a CDS encoding oxidoreductase, translated as MTSPLKIGLMGYGFAGATFHAPVIEHSGRAQVAAIATGQPDKARADYPKATVVPDLDALLALADIECIVIATPNDTHFALAKRVLEAGKHVVVDKPVTLTAAEARTLADLATSRKRVFAPFHNRRWDGDFMTVRALFESGELGRVTVFESHFDRFRPEIRQRWREDATRGGGLLLDLGPHLIDQALALFGVPQTVYASVKAHRDRAAAPDYVHLQLGYASHEVLLHASALTAIVAPRFTIHGTRGSYVKYGLDTQEDQLKAGLRPGDAGFGGGNAAGTLRALDAAGAQEVERAWPTRDGAYVDFYRALAASIRDGAPFPVSAQDAVDVMTVIELAQRSNDEGVRLPFKRSS; from the coding sequence ATGACTTCGCCGCTGAAAATTGGATTGATGGGTTATGGCTTTGCCGGCGCGACATTTCACGCGCCGGTCATCGAACACAGCGGCCGGGCGCAGGTCGCGGCAATCGCGACGGGCCAGCCCGACAAGGCGCGCGCCGACTATCCGAAGGCCACGGTCGTGCCCGATCTCGATGCGCTGCTCGCGCTTGCCGACATCGAATGCATCGTGATCGCGACGCCGAACGACACGCACTTCGCACTTGCGAAGCGCGTCCTCGAAGCAGGCAAGCACGTCGTAGTCGACAAGCCGGTCACACTGACGGCCGCCGAAGCACGCACACTGGCCGACCTTGCGACTAGCCGCAAGCGCGTCTTCGCACCGTTCCACAATCGCCGCTGGGACGGCGACTTCATGACCGTGCGCGCGTTGTTCGAAAGCGGCGAACTCGGTCGCGTCACCGTCTTCGAATCGCACTTCGACCGCTTTCGCCCGGAGATCCGGCAACGCTGGCGCGAGGACGCAACGCGCGGCGGCGGCCTGCTGCTCGACCTCGGCCCGCATCTGATCGATCAGGCGCTTGCGTTGTTCGGCGTACCGCAGACGGTCTATGCATCGGTGAAAGCGCATCGCGATCGGGCCGCCGCGCCCGACTACGTGCACCTGCAACTCGGCTATGCATCGCATGAAGTGCTGCTGCATGCGAGTGCGCTGACGGCGATCGTCGCGCCGCGCTTCACGATTCACGGCACACGCGGCAGCTACGTGAAGTACGGCCTCGATACGCAGGAGGACCAGCTCAAAGCCGGCTTGCGGCCTGGCGATGCGGGCTTCGGCGGCGGCAACGCAGCGGGCACGCTGCGCGCGCTCGACGCAGCAGGCGCTCAGGAAGTCGAGCGTGCATGGCCGACTCGCGACGGGGCGTACGTCGATTTCTATCGCGCATTGGCCGCGTCGATTCGCGACGGCGCGCCGTTCCCGGTCAGCGCGCAGGATGCCGTCGACGTGATGACGGTGATCGAACTGGCCCAGCGCAGCAATGACGAAGGCGTGCGCCTGCCGTTCAAGCGCAGTAGCTAA
- a CDS encoding carbon-nitrogen hydrolase family protein has product MSSLPVVKVAAVHAAPVFLNKRATVAKAVSLIREASRHGAQLVAFPESYIPAFPVWASLWAPIDNHDLFERFANESLYADGSEIAEIAAEAERNGVFVSMGFSERSHASVGCLWNSNVLIDDRGEVLNLHRKLVPTFYEKLVWAAGDGAGLQVADTRIGRIGGLICGENTNPLARYSLIAQGEQIHISSWPALWPTRRPVTGGNFDNVAANRLRAGAHSFEAKAFGIICAGYMDAEMRDFLVARDPAAAAVLDGSPRAATMFVDPTGTPLGDMLSDEEGIAYAQFDLNRCIEPKQFHDVVGYYNRFDVFSLTVDRERREPVTWRTPSRPTVVPQPVAEAVLVDD; this is encoded by the coding sequence ATGTCCTCTCTTCCTGTCGTGAAGGTTGCCGCGGTTCATGCGGCGCCCGTGTTCCTGAACAAGCGCGCAACGGTCGCGAAAGCCGTTTCGCTGATCCGCGAGGCGAGCCGCCACGGCGCGCAACTCGTCGCGTTTCCCGAGTCGTATATCCCCGCGTTTCCGGTGTGGGCGTCGCTGTGGGCGCCGATCGACAATCACGATCTGTTCGAACGGTTCGCGAACGAAAGCCTCTACGCGGACGGCAGCGAAATCGCGGAAATCGCCGCCGAAGCCGAGCGCAACGGCGTGTTCGTATCGATGGGTTTCAGCGAGCGTTCGCACGCGAGTGTCGGCTGCCTGTGGAATTCGAACGTGCTGATCGACGATCGCGGCGAAGTGCTGAACCTGCATCGGAAACTGGTGCCGACGTTCTACGAAAAACTCGTGTGGGCAGCAGGCGACGGCGCCGGTCTGCAAGTGGCCGATACGCGGATCGGCCGCATCGGCGGACTGATTTGCGGCGAGAACACGAATCCGCTCGCGCGCTATTCGCTGATCGCTCAGGGCGAACAGATTCATATTTCGAGCTGGCCCGCGCTGTGGCCGACGCGCCGCCCGGTTACCGGCGGCAACTTCGACAACGTCGCGGCCAACCGGCTGCGCGCCGGCGCGCATTCGTTCGAAGCCAAGGCGTTCGGCATTATCTGCGCGGGCTATATGGATGCGGAGATGCGCGACTTTCTCGTTGCGCGCGACCCCGCGGCTGCCGCGGTGCTGGACGGCTCGCCGCGCGCCGCAACGATGTTCGTCGACCCGACCGGCACGCCGCTTGGCGACATGCTGTCCGACGAAGAAGGCATTGCGTACGCGCAATTCGATCTGAACCGGTGCATCGAGCCGAAGCAGTTTCACGACGTGGTCGGTTACTACAACCGCTTCGATGTGTTTTCGCTGACCGTCGATCGCGAGCGGCGCGAGCCGGTGACGTGGCGCACGCCAAGCCGCCCGACGGTCGTGCCGCAGCCGGTCGCCGAGGCGGTATTGGTGGACGACTGA
- a CDS encoding solute symporter family protein — MRSSLLRAAWAAAIFGGTTLCAHAAGTGAGGSAVSHPLLTYTVFALVIASTLLITWFASRSNRTAGDFYTAGGGIGPAKNGLAIAGDYLSAAAFLGASGLIALYGFDGMIYLVGFFAAFIPVLLFIAEPCRNLGRYTIGDVLVARNSFRSTKAVSAVSSVVVALAYMIPQIVGGAVIVRALVGIDYNVSVCGVGGLMLVYVACGGMKATTWVQVIKAVLLIGTSFVLVVLAWLPFGFHVPAFMDAVVHSPFVQAHVASMSAAHGLTGDALGWRFLEPGLYLNKPLELLSLGLALVLGTAAMPHILMRLFTVKDAKAARQSVMWAMLGIGVCHLSIVVIGFAAAYFVGAPLIASLDKGGNLAAPLLAQALAGGRGSVGGDLMLAFIAAVAFATIVAVVAGLTLAAASSLAHDVYVGAVKSGRATDRQQVTAARIATLVVGAVAIAVSILERGQNVAQLVGLGYAVAASANLPALVLTLYWKRTTTQGVLVGIVGGTLVAIGLVLVSPNMTYPAMVRAQALHQVADIDRQLAAGAPLVDTAKQQQLLSTRAAAQSAADAIAPDATSIVGLKAPLIALRNPGIISIPIGFLLVFMVSLFTRDASARKRWAELVVRRETGYGAMTAVDH; from the coding sequence ATGCGTTCTAGTCTGCTGCGCGCCGCCTGGGCGGCGGCGATCTTCGGCGGCACGACGCTCTGCGCGCATGCCGCCGGAACGGGCGCCGGCGGTAGCGCCGTCAGCCATCCGCTGCTGACCTACACGGTGTTTGCCCTCGTCATCGCCTCGACGCTATTGATCACATGGTTCGCCTCGCGCAGCAACCGCACCGCAGGCGACTTCTATACGGCGGGCGGTGGCATCGGCCCCGCGAAAAACGGCCTTGCGATCGCCGGCGATTATCTGTCCGCCGCCGCGTTCCTCGGCGCGTCAGGGCTGATCGCGCTGTACGGCTTCGACGGCATGATCTATCTGGTCGGCTTCTTCGCGGCGTTCATCCCGGTGCTGCTGTTTATCGCCGAACCGTGCCGCAATCTCGGCCGCTACACGATCGGCGACGTGCTCGTCGCGCGCAACAGCTTCCGTTCGACCAAAGCGGTATCGGCCGTGTCGAGCGTGGTCGTTGCGCTCGCGTACATGATTCCGCAGATCGTCGGCGGCGCGGTGATCGTGCGCGCGCTCGTCGGCATCGACTACAACGTGTCGGTCTGCGGCGTCGGCGGATTGATGCTCGTGTACGTCGCGTGCGGCGGCATGAAGGCAACCACCTGGGTGCAGGTCATCAAGGCCGTGCTGCTGATCGGCACGTCGTTCGTGCTCGTCGTGCTCGCGTGGCTGCCGTTCGGTTTCCATGTGCCCGCATTCATGGATGCCGTCGTGCACAGTCCGTTCGTACAGGCTCACGTCGCATCGATGTCGGCCGCGCACGGCCTCACCGGCGACGCACTCGGCTGGCGCTTCCTCGAACCGGGCCTGTATCTGAACAAGCCGCTCGAACTGCTGTCGCTCGGGCTCGCACTCGTGCTTGGTACCGCCGCGATGCCGCATATCCTGATGCGCCTGTTCACCGTGAAGGATGCGAAAGCGGCGCGCCAGTCGGTGATGTGGGCGATGCTCGGCATCGGCGTCTGTCATCTGTCGATCGTCGTGATCGGTTTTGCGGCTGCGTATTTCGTCGGCGCGCCGCTGATCGCTTCGCTCGACAAGGGCGGCAACCTCGCGGCGCCGCTGCTCGCTCAGGCGCTGGCCGGCGGCCGGGGCAGCGTGGGCGGCGACCTGATGCTCGCGTTTATTGCCGCAGTGGCGTTTGCGACGATCGTGGCCGTGGTCGCGGGCCTCACGCTGGCCGCTGCTTCGTCGCTTGCGCACGACGTGTATGTCGGCGCGGTGAAGAGCGGACGCGCGACGGACAGGCAGCAGGTCACGGCCGCGCGTATCGCGACGCTCGTGGTCGGTGCGGTGGCGATCGCGGTCAGCATTCTCGAGCGTGGACAGAACGTCGCACAGCTCGTCGGCCTCGGCTATGCGGTCGCGGCGTCGGCGAATCTTCCGGCGCTTGTGCTCACGCTTTACTGGAAGCGCACGACGACGCAAGGCGTGCTGGTCGGCATCGTCGGCGGAACGCTCGTGGCGATTGGCCTCGTGCTCGTCTCGCCGAACATGACGTATCCGGCGATGGTCCGCGCGCAGGCGCTGCATCAGGTCGCCGATATCGACCGGCAACTGGCCGCCGGCGCGCCGCTAGTCGATACCGCAAAGCAACAGCAGTTGCTGAGCACCCGCGCCGCCGCGCAATCGGCCGCCGATGCGATCGCGCCCGACGCGACGAGCATCGTCGGGCTCAAAGCGCCGCTTATCGCTTTGCGCAATCCCGGAATTATTTCGATTCCGATCGGATTCCTGCTGGTTTTCATGGTTTCGCTGTTCACGCGGGACGCCTCGGCGCGCAAGCGCTGGGCCGAACTCGTCGTGCGTCGCGAGACGGGCTACGGCGCGATGACCGCCGTCGATCACTGA
- a CDS encoding DUF485 domain-containing protein, with translation MAQSDTDWEAILASERFKRLARQRRNTIVVLGVLAAIYYFSIPALIAWGPDVFRIKLAAGLNVGTVFAVSQYPFGGLIVYVFMRRTAALDRTAAGLARQQPEAGISLAEEHHAF, from the coding sequence ATGGCCCAAAGCGACACGGACTGGGAAGCGATCCTCGCAAGCGAACGCTTCAAACGGCTGGCGCGCCAGCGCCGCAACACGATCGTCGTGCTCGGCGTGCTGGCCGCGATCTACTACTTTTCGATTCCCGCGCTGATCGCGTGGGGCCCGGACGTGTTCCGCATCAAGCTGGCCGCGGGCCTCAATGTGGGCACCGTGTTCGCGGTCTCGCAGTATCCGTTCGGCGGACTGATTGTCTACGTTTTCATGCGCCGCACGGCTGCGCTCGATCGCACGGCAGCCGGTCTTGCCAGGCAGCAGCCCGAAGCAGGCATTTCCCTCGCGGAGGAACATCATGCGTTCTAG
- a CDS encoding LysR family transcriptional regulator, with translation MNMNRLSWDDLRVFLAVARAGNLSKAGRVLGMDHATVGRRISALEFALETPVFERDRQGYRLNAQGREMLAHVEAVEANVLTLGDLLNGEQPGLSGHVRIATMEGIASLYLSEQFVEFKRRQPGIVVELVTSATDVRISHREADLFLGFFEPRGNNLNIEPIGRFTLYLYAHPDYLASFGTPHSVEALRQHRFVGYVDDLIQLDAVRWLEDAIDNPPIAFHSTSMIAQMFAAAAGAGIVMLPTFARAERFGLVRILAEQVQVKRDVWMSAHQYLRRVPRITAVAAFLAEVMKRDYPSV, from the coding sequence ATGAACATGAATCGTCTGAGCTGGGACGACTTGCGGGTGTTTCTCGCGGTGGCGCGCGCGGGCAATCTTTCGAAAGCGGGGCGTGTGCTCGGCATGGACCACGCAACGGTCGGCCGGCGCATCTCGGCGCTCGAATTCGCACTCGAAACGCCGGTATTCGAACGCGACCGGCAGGGCTACCGGCTCAATGCGCAGGGGCGCGAGATGCTCGCGCATGTCGAAGCGGTCGAGGCGAATGTGCTGACGCTCGGCGATCTGCTGAACGGGGAGCAGCCGGGGTTATCCGGTCATGTGCGCATCGCGACGATGGAGGGCATTGCTTCGCTGTATCTGAGCGAGCAGTTTGTCGAGTTCAAGCGGCGTCAGCCGGGGATCGTCGTGGAGCTCGTGACGTCGGCGACCGATGTACGCATTTCGCACCGCGAGGCGGACCTCTTTCTCGGTTTCTTCGAACCGCGCGGCAATAACCTCAATATCGAGCCGATCGGGCGCTTCACGCTTTATCTGTATGCGCATCCCGATTACCTGGCGTCGTTCGGCACGCCGCACAGCGTCGAGGCGTTGAGGCAGCACCGCTTCGTCGGTTATGTCGACGATCTGATCCAGCTCGACGCGGTGCGCTGGCTCGAAGATGCGATCGACAATCCGCCGATCGCGTTTCACTCCACGAGCATGATCGCGCAGATGTTTGCGGCCGCGGCCGGTGCGGGCATCGTCATGCTGCCGACGTTCGCGCGCGCGGAGCGCTTCGGGCTTGTGCGGATTCTGGCGGAGCAGGTGCAGGTGAAACGCGATGTGTGGATGAGCGCGCATCAGTATTTGCGGCGCGTGCCGCGGATTACGGCGGTCGCGGCGTTTCTTGCCGAGGTGATGAAGCGCGATTATCCGTCGGTGTGA
- a CDS encoding UvrD-helicase domain-containing protein, giving the protein MSAGLNSAQSEAVRYLDGPCLVLAGAGSGKTRVITQKIAHLIEAKGFEPRHIAAVTFTNKAAAEMRERVGKLLEGKTLTTPGKEGRKVPVNQLTVCTFHSLGVQILRQEAEHVGLKPQFSIMDADDCFAMIQEQVGSTDKGFIRKIQSIISLWKNGLIMPDQAMAIAANEDEHQAAIVYRNYVATLHAYQAVDFDDLIRLPAELFAQNEPVRDRWQNKLRYLLIDEYQDTNACQYELLKLLAGPRAAFTAVGDDDQAIYGWRGATLENLAQLGKDFPKLHVIKLEQNYRSTVRILTAANNVIANNPKLFEKKLWSEHGMGDSITVTPCNDEEHEAESVVFRLSAHKFERRAQFRDYAILYRGNFQARIFEQVLRRERIPYVLSGGQSFFDRAEIKDICAYLRLIANADDDPAFIRAITTPRRGVGNTTLEALGSFAGQAKVSLFEAVYMGGIEARLSARQVEPLRMFCDFIQRLTERADKDPATTVLDDLMEAIHYEAYLYDAFDERQAQTKWQNVLEFLEWLKRKGTKPEPEVTEDGDATGFDNADGLADTGKNLLGLIQTVALMSMLEGKEEDPDAVRLSTVHASKGLEYPHVFLVGVEEGIMPHRGGSDDDTPVDDARIEEERRLMYVAITRAQRSLHLNWCKKRKRARETIVCEPSRFIPEMGLDEAPPPTEDEAPMTPKDRLASLKALLQKG; this is encoded by the coding sequence ATGTCCGCAGGCCTTAACTCCGCGCAAAGCGAAGCGGTGCGCTATCTCGACGGTCCCTGTCTCGTGCTCGCCGGCGCGGGCAGCGGCAAGACGCGCGTCATCACGCAGAAAATCGCGCACCTGATCGAAGCGAAGGGCTTCGAGCCGCGCCATATCGCGGCCGTCACCTTCACGAACAAGGCCGCCGCCGAAATGCGCGAGCGCGTCGGCAAGCTGCTCGAAGGCAAGACGCTGACCACGCCCGGCAAGGAAGGCCGCAAGGTACCCGTCAATCAGTTGACCGTCTGCACGTTCCACTCGCTCGGCGTGCAGATTCTGCGTCAGGAAGCCGAGCATGTCGGCCTCAAGCCGCAGTTCTCGATCATGGATGCGGACGACTGCTTCGCGATGATCCAGGAGCAGGTCGGCTCGACCGACAAGGGCTTTATCCGCAAAATCCAGTCGATCATTTCACTGTGGAAAAACGGGCTGATCATGCCCGATCAGGCGATGGCGATCGCCGCGAACGAAGACGAGCATCAGGCCGCGATCGTCTACCGCAATTACGTCGCCACGCTGCATGCGTATCAGGCCGTCGACTTCGACGATCTGATCCGCCTGCCCGCCGAGCTCTTCGCGCAGAACGAACCGGTGCGCGACCGCTGGCAGAACAAGCTGCGTTATCTGCTGATCGACGAGTATCAGGACACCAACGCGTGCCAGTACGAATTGCTGAAGCTGCTGGCCGGCCCGCGCGCCGCGTTCACCGCGGTCGGCGACGACGATCAGGCGATCTACGGCTGGCGCGGCGCGACGCTCGAAAATCTCGCGCAGCTCGGCAAGGATTTCCCGAAGCTGCATGTGATCAAGCTCGAGCAGAACTACCGTTCGACGGTGCGCATTCTGACCGCCGCGAACAACGTGATCGCGAACAATCCGAAACTGTTCGAAAAGAAGCTGTGGTCCGAGCACGGCATGGGCGATTCGATCACCGTCACGCCGTGCAACGACGAGGAGCACGAGGCCGAGTCCGTCGTGTTCCGGCTGTCCGCGCACAAGTTCGAGCGGCGCGCGCAGTTTCGCGATTACGCGATTCTGTATCGCGGCAATTTTCAGGCGCGCATTTTCGAGCAGGTGTTGCGGCGCGAGCGGATTCCGTATGTGCTGTCGGGTGGGCAATCGTTTTTCGATCGCGCGGAGATCAAGGATATTTGCGCGTACTTGCGGCTGATCGCGAATGCCGACGACGATCCGGCCTTTATCCGCGCGATCACCACGCCGCGGCGCGGCGTCGGCAATACCACGCTCGAGGCGCTCGGCTCGTTCGCGGGACAGGCGAAGGTGTCGCTGTTCGAGGCCGTGTATATGGGCGGCATCGAAGCGCGGTTGTCGGCGCGGCAAGTCGAGCCGCTGCGCATGTTCTGCGATTTCATCCAGCGGCTCACCGAGCGCGCCGATAAGGATCCGGCCACCACGGTGCTCGACGATCTGATGGAGGCGATCCATTACGAGGCTTATCTGTACGATGCGTTCGACGAACGGCAGGCGCAGACGAAATGGCAGAACGTGCTCGAGTTTCTCGAGTGGTTAAAGCGCAAGGGCACGAAGCCCGAGCCTGAAGTGACCGAAGACGGCGACGCCACCGGCTTCGATAACGCCGACGGCCTCGCGGACACCGGTAAAAACCTGCTCGGCCTGATTCAGACGGTCGCGCTGATGTCGATGCTCGAAGGCAAGGAAGAAGACCCGGACGCGGTGCGGTTGTCCACCGTGCATGCGTCGAAGGGGCTCGAGTATCCGCACGTGTTTCTCGTTGGTGTCGAGGAAGGGATCATGCCGCACCGCGGCGGCAGCGACGACGATACCCCGGTTGACGATGCGCGCATCGAGGAAGAACGCCGGCTGATGTACGTCGCGATTACGCGCGCGCAACGCAGTTTGCATCTGAACTGGTGCAAGAAGCGCAAGCGCGCGCGAGAGACCATTGTGTGCGAGCCGTCGCGCTTTATTCCGGAGATGGGGCTCGACGAAGCGCCGCCGCCCACCGAAGACGAAGCGCCGATGACGCCGAAGGACCGGTTGGCGAGTTTGAAGGCGTTGTTGCAGAAGGGGTGA
- a CDS encoding c-type cytochrome yields the protein MSEAPHGAPIKTPGQLIAAVIASFAIPIIVIVLLAHYVDSSTRTGAGTDGLSDAEVAKRIAPIAQVEIRDANAPRTYKTGEEVYKAVCSACHATGAAGAPKFTNTADWAPRIAQGFDTLWHTALTGKGAMPPRGGTSPDDYSDYEIGRAVAYMANNAGAHFEDPPKPVPGAPAAGASSAAAPAGAAGASGAVAAADQGAAASEPGAAQAAAAVAALANVPQTAAGGGQQTAADSAQAGKALYQQVCQACHAAGVLNAPKFGDKAAWAPRLKDPIDTIYNYALHGKGAMPPKGGSNASDADVKAAVDYMLNAAK from the coding sequence ATGAGCGAAGCACCACACGGAGCCCCGATCAAAACCCCCGGGCAGCTGATTGCCGCAGTCATCGCCAGCTTTGCCATCCCCATTATCGTCATCGTTCTGCTCGCTCATTACGTCGACAGTTCGACCCGCACCGGCGCCGGTACCGACGGCCTGTCCGACGCGGAAGTGGCCAAGCGCATCGCCCCCATCGCGCAAGTCGAGATCCGCGACGCGAACGCGCCGCGCACCTACAAGACCGGCGAAGAGGTCTACAAGGCCGTCTGCTCGGCCTGTCACGCGACCGGCGCCGCCGGCGCCCCCAAATTCACCAATACCGCCGACTGGGCCCCGCGTATCGCCCAAGGCTTCGACACGCTCTGGCACACCGCGCTGACCGGCAAAGGCGCCATGCCCCCGCGCGGCGGCACCAGCCCCGACGACTACAGCGACTACGAAATCGGCCGCGCCGTCGCCTACATGGCCAACAACGCCGGCGCCCATTTCGAAGACCCGCCCAAGCCCGTGCCCGGCGCGCCCGCAGCGGGCGCGTCGTCCGCTGCCGCGCCCGCCGGTGCGGCCGGTGCCTCCGGCGCCGTCGCCGCTGCCGATCAGGGCGCAGCCGCCTCCGAACCGGGCGCCGCACAAGCGGCCGCCGCCGTCGCGGCCCTCGCCAACGTGCCGCAAACGGCCGCGGGCGGCGGTCAGCAAACCGCCGCGGATTCGGCCCAGGCCGGCAAGGCGCTGTACCAGCAAGTTTGCCAGGCGTGTCACGCGGCCGGCGTGCTGAACGCGCCGAAGTTCGGCGATAAAGCCGCATGGGCGCCGCGCCTGAAAGACCCGATCGACACGATCTACAACTACGCATTGCACGGCAAAGGCGCCATGCCGCCGAAAGGCGGTTCGAACGCGTCCGACGCGGATGTCAAAGCGGCCGTCGACTATATGCTCAACGCGGCCAAATAG
- a CDS encoding SymE family type I addiction module toxin, translating into MNFAIREERKEKKRGPNGRQPKRPANHNQLTGELTMAERNHKTENGTSVRYLTVSRLRQPFNRPKHWPSWKSSYEDYPPVPWIRLSGRWLNEAGFDISGKVRVEVEKGRLVITPA; encoded by the coding sequence ATGAACTTCGCGATAAGAGAGGAGAGGAAGGAGAAGAAGCGCGGGCCGAATGGGCGGCAACCCAAACGACCCGCTAACCACAACCAACTCACAGGAGAGTTGACCATGGCTGAACGCAATCATAAAACAGAGAACGGAACTTCGGTTCGCTACTTGACCGTGTCTAGACTACGCCAGCCGTTTAATCGGCCTAAGCATTGGCCGTCCTGGAAGAGCAGCTACGAGGACTATCCGCCTGTGCCCTGGATTCGTCTTTCGGGGCGCTGGCTGAATGAGGCGGGGTTTGATATTTCTGGGAAGGTTCGGGTGGAAGTGGAGAAGGGGAGGCTTGTTATAACGCCTGCTTGA
- a CDS encoding glycosyltransferase, which yields MHIPWVRSVWKAFQSLGIDVVIASFPQGGGKALIEAMGSATPVIGHPCYRSSFLGGVDLYYPGAFHWIRIEELLEHLRGLTPAQLQRESDDARRHFEQFHTVEALSRAIDGGPDAPVVPAPRAHQYDPLQSFLDDIANAQRDYTIHMHLIK from the coding sequence GTGCATATACCGTGGGTGCGCAGCGTATGGAAGGCGTTTCAGTCGCTAGGGATCGACGTCGTGATCGCGTCCTTCCCGCAAGGCGGGGGCAAGGCACTGATCGAGGCGATGGGTTCCGCTACGCCGGTGATTGGTCACCCGTGCTATCGCTCGTCGTTCCTCGGTGGAGTGGATCTGTACTATCCGGGCGCATTCCACTGGATTCGCATCGAAGAACTGTTAGAACACCTGCGCGGCTTGACACCCGCCCAGCTTCAACGCGAATCAGACGATGCGAGACGGCATTTCGAACAGTTTCATACGGTTGAGGCGCTTTCGCGGGCAATCGATGGCGGGCCGGATGCGCCGGTGGTTCCGGCGCCGCGCGCACATCAATACGATCCGCTGCAATCGTTTCTCGATGACATTGCTAACGCGCAGCGCGATTACACAATCCACATGCATCTGATCAAGTGA